A stretch of Rhinoderma darwinii isolate aRhiDar2 chromosome 4, aRhiDar2.hap1, whole genome shotgun sequence DNA encodes these proteins:
- the LOC142761366 gene encoding germ cell nuclear acidic protein-like produces MAKKKRFERIIVLSDSEDVSSDEDLHQPRPRKKPRLPNQEQEGGFNTGLTPRQPDINTPLPSSSNDIYRSNNVIVISDDDDDDFRSEETPIRKRLRTSDTEATDASKQWESPVVSDSDDDDCVIITPTTAVTDKDPVEYLEDPTSEERRPKCNIHNCFIEDITSSTSPYMSQFQATKQELVTRLYKLYNQTVFNNQLPDKLQITWSKRLTATSARCCNVQGDVNQYSKIEISEKVCDSADRVRDALIHEMCHAACWLINGVQKDGHGKLWKSYAQSVTRVHPELPPVNIYHTYDINYKFNYVCEWCLNRVGRFTSLKDERAHCRFCGGRLLLMNTTENEDMPSTSHHTPYSQTFRENCSAAKRTASGINHQKPMQRLNSGCSIKRKRSAPSVIK; encoded by the exons atggctaaaaaaaagcGTTTTGAACGCATCATTGTTCTGTCCGATTCAGAGGACGTTAGTAGTGACGAGGATTTACATCAG ccTCGTCCCAGAAAGAAACCAAGACTTCCAAATCAAGAACAGGAAGGTGGTTTCAATACCGGGCTAACACCCCGCCAACCAG ATATAAATACACCGCTACCATCATCAAGCAATGACATCTACAG ATCCAACAATGTCATTGTGAtttctgatgatgatgatgatgattttagaAGCGAGGAAACACCAATTCGCAAAA GACTCAGGACTTCTGATACAGAAGCTACTGATGCCTCTAAGCAGTGGGAATCTCCAGTGGTCAGTGACAGCGATGACGATGACTGCGTAATAATAACACCAACAACTGCTGTCACGG ATAAAGACCCTGTTGAATATCTTGAGGACCCCACTTCAGAGGAAAG GAGACCTAAATGTAACATCCATAACTGTTTTATCGAGGACATAACATCATCCACATCCCCTTACATGAGTCAGTTCCAGGCGACCAAACAGGAGCTGGTAACACGACTGTACAAGCTATACAACCAGACCGTGTTTAACAACCAG CTTCCTGATAAATTACAAATAACCTGGAGTAAAAGACTGACTGCGACATCTGCTCGGTGTTGTAATGTACAGGGGGATGTAAATCAATATTCCAAGATTGAGATCTCTGAAAAAGTCTGTGACTCTGCAG atCGCGTTAGAGATGCATTAATACACGAAATGTGTCATGCTGCCTGCTGGCTCATCAATGGAGTGCAAAAAGATGGACATGGCAAATTGTGGAAGTCCTATGCTCAAAGTGTCACCCGTGTCCACCCTGAGCTACCACCGGTGAACATATACCACACCTATGACATCAATTATAAATTCAACTACGTGTGCGAATGGTGTCTTAACCG AGTGGGACGTTTCACAAGTCTTAAAGACGAGAGAGCACATTGCCGTTTCTGTGGGGGCAGACTGCTCTTAATGAACACCACCGAAAATGAGGACATGCCATCTACCAGTCATCACACTCCATACTCACAGACATTCAGAGAGAACTGCAGTGCAGCCAAAAGAACAGCATCTGGAATAAACCATCAAAAACCAATGCAGAGACTCAATAGTGGATGTTCTATCAAACGGAAGCGATCTGCTCCTTCCGTTATCAAAT AA
- the LOC142761367 gene encoding germ cell nuclear acidic protein-like, which yields MAKKKRFERIIVLSDSEDASSDEDLHQPRPRKKPRLPNQEQEGGFNTGLTPRQPDINTPLPSSSNDIYRSNNVIVISDDDDDDFRSEETPIRKRLRTSDTEATDASKQWESPVVSDSDDDDCVIITPTTAVTDKDPVEYLEDPTSEERRPKCNIHNCFIEDITSSTSPYMTQFQATKQELVTRLYKLYNQTVFNNQLPDKLQITWSKRLTATSARCCNVQGDVNQYSKIEISEKVCDSADRVRDALVHEMCHAACWLINGVQKDGHGKLWKSYAQSVTRVHPELPPVNIYHTYDINYKFNYVCEWCLNRVGRFTSLKDERAHCRFCGGRLLLMNTTENEDMPSTSHHTPYSQTFRENCSAAKRTASGINHQKPMQRLNSGCSIKRKRSAPSVIK from the exons atggctaaaaaaaagcGTTTTGAACGCATCATTGTTCTGTCCGATTCAGAGGACGCTAGTAGTGACGAGGATTTACATCAG ccTCGTCCCAGAAAGAAACCAAGACTTCCAAATCAAGAACAGGAAGGTGGTTTCAATACCGGGCTAACACCCCGCCAACCAG ATATAAATACACCGCTACCATCATCAAGCAATGACATCTACAG ATCCAACAATGTCATTGTGAtttctgatgatgatgatgatgattttagaAGCGAGGAAACACCAATTCGCAAAA GACTCAGGACTTCTGATACAGAAGCTACTGATGCCTCTAAGCAGTGGGAATCTCCAGTGGTCAGTGACAGCGATGACGATGACTGCGTAATAATAACACCAACAACTGCTGTCACGG ATAAAGACCCTGTTGAATATCTTGAGGACCCCACTTCAGAGGAAAG GAGACCTAAATGTAACATCCATAACTGTTTTATCGAGGACATAACATCATCCACATCCCCTTACATGACTCAGTTCCAGGCGACCAAACAGGAGCTGGTAACACGACTGTACAAGCTATACAACCAGACCGTGTTTAACAACCAG CTTCCTGATAAATTACAAATAACCTGGAGTAAAAGACTGACTGCGACATCTGCTCGGTGTTGTAATGTACAGGGGGATGTAAATCAATATTCCAAGATTGAGATCTCTGAAAAAGTCTGTGACTCTGCAG atCGCGTTAGAGATGCATTAGTACACGAAATGTGTCATGCTGCCTGCTGGCTCATCAATGGAGTGCAAAAAGATGGACATGGCAAATTGTGGAAGTCCTATGCTCAAAGTGTCACCCGTGTCCACCCTGAGCTACCACCGGTGAACATATACCACACCTATGACATCAATTATAAATTCAACTACGTGTGCGAATGGTGTCTTAACCG AGTGGGACGTTTCACAAGTCTTAAAGACGAGAGAGCACATTGCCGTTTCTGTGGGGGCAGACTGCTCTTAATGAACACCACCGAAAATGAGGACATGCCATCTACCAGTCATCACACTCCATACTCACAGACATTCAGAGAGAACTGCAGTGCAGCCAAAAGAACAGCATCTGGAATAAACCATCAAAAACCAATGCAGAGACTCAATAGTGGATGTTCTATCAAACGGAAGCGATCTGCTCCTTCCGTTATCAAAT AA